A DNA window from Helianthus annuus cultivar XRQ/B chromosome 15, HanXRQr2.0-SUNRISE, whole genome shotgun sequence contains the following coding sequences:
- the LOC110910777 gene encoding homeobox protein knotted-1-like LET6, with protein MESGGDGGGTSSCLMSFGDTTNNINNNSSNNNNSNNNIGSLCLPPNPPGAYNTTTNNNNLIFSDHHPSAMMLEDNNININDGVGLAFMNPSSSVKAKIMSHPHYPRLLSAYLNCQKIGAPPEVVERLEEACRASVVAAMSSRSGGAGTSDGSGGGMNMIIGQDPALDQFMEAYCEMLIKYEQELSKPFKEAMLFLSRIESQFKAISISTSDSAGGEGGMDKNGSSEEEVDVNNNLIDPQAEDRELKGQLLRKYSGYLGSLKQEFMKKRKKGKLPKEARQQLLDWWTRHYKWPYPSEAQKLALAESTGLDQKQINNWFINQRKRHWKPSEDMQFVVMDAAHPHYFMENMNILGNPYPMDVSLL; from the exons atggagagTGGTGGAGATGGAGGTGGTACTTCATCATGTTTGATGAGTTTTGGAGACACCAccaacaacataaataataacagtagtaataataataacagtaaTAACAACATTGGATCACTGTGTCTTCCTCCAAACCCACCTGGTGCATATAACACCACCACCAACAACAATAACCTAATTTTCTCTGATCATCATCCTTCTGCTATGATGCTTGAAGACAACAACATTAATATCAATGATGGTGTAGGGTTAGCCTTCATGAACCCCTCTTCTTCTGTTAAAGCAAAGATCATGTCTCATCCTCATTACCCTCGTCTTTTATCAGCTTATCTCAACTGCCAAAAG ATAGGAGCACCACCTGAAGTAGTTGAAAGACTAGAGGAAGCTTGCAGGGCCTCGGTGGTGGCTGCAATGTCCAGTCGCTCCGGTGGAGCTGGTACTAGCGATGGTAGTGGTGGTGGAATGAATATGATCATTGGACAAGATCCAGCACTTGATCAGTTCATGGAAGCTTACTGTGAGATGCTGATAAAATATGAACAAGAACTCTCAAAACCCTTTAAAGAAGCCATGCTTTTTCTCTCAAGAATTGAGTCCCAGTTCAAAGCTATCTCTATTTCCACTTCAGATTCTG CTGGTGGTGAAGGAGGCATGGACAAAAATGGATCATCCGAAGAAGAGGTGGATGTAAATAACAATCTCATTGATCCTCAAGCTGAAGACCGAGAGTTGAAGGGTCAGCTGTTGCGCAAGTATAGCGGTTATTTAGGTAGTCTCAAGCAAGAGTTcatgaaaaagagaaagaaagggAAGTTACCAAAAGAAGCTCGTCAACAATTGCTCGACTGGTGGACCAGGCATTACAAATGGCCATACCCTTCG GAGGCTCAGAAGCTGGCACTTGCCGAGTCGACAGGACTTGACCAGAAACAGATAAACAACTGGTTCATAAACCAAAGGAAGCGGCACTGGAAGCCGTCCGAAGACATGCAATTTGTGGTAATGGATGCTGCTCATCCTCACTATTTCATGGAGAACATGAACATCCTTGGTAATCCTTATCCCATGGATGTTTCACTTCTCTAG